CGGTGCTGCCAGTCCCGCCCTTGAacctcctccccccaggcccgCGGGCGGGAGGGCCAGCCAGAGGGAGCCGCTCTGTGTCGGGCGTCGGGGCACCGGCGAGCCTGACAGCAGCTTCCCCCTTGGAGTGAGAAGGGGCTCCTTCTCAGCGTCGGTCAAGGGGCGGTCCagaccagggatgccagcctccaggtgggcccaggGGATTCCCCGGTTTAAAGCTCATCGCCAggagaaagagatcagttcccctggagcttgggggattcctttctcccccccccctcccaagacccCAGGTCTTTCGaggcccagagctggcaaccctagtccacaCGCACCCAGCCGCCActgtaacctccccccccccccaccagtcggGTGGTGCTGCTAAAGCTGTCCCTGGTCAGAAGCCGCCGCGTTGCGGGTAGCACTGCAGAGCCCTTGGTCCCGATCCGGGCCTGGGCAGGAGGGAGCGGGGAAACTCTCGCTATGGGTTGAGGAGAGTCCTGGGATAAAGGCTCTCGCGTAGTGCACGTCCGGGGAAGAAGGTTCTGCTGCAACCAGTGGGACTGGAGCGGGGTGGAGACGTCcagtgggtccccccccccgcaagggaGGCTGACTTCCGAGTAGGGCAACGGGGCCTCGATGACCCTGTAGCCGCTGCCTGGGAATcggcggcctccccctccccctccccctccccccctcccccccctcccctccccctccccctccccccctcccctcccctcccctccccctccccttcccctccctcccctcccctcccctccccctcccctttctgttgCTGCCGCTGTGATCTCTGAAGCGTCGCTAATTGCCGCCCCCCCGCCCTGGATCCGGCCCTTTAAAAAGGCCGCCGCCCCGCCGGAGCCGAGGGGAGCGCTGCCAGCTGCCGACTGTGGCTGCGGGCGACGGGAAGGGCTTTGACCCGACGCGCCCCACCTCGCCTCGCCCTGCTGCCCGGGCCGGGATGCCCACGGGCGCTGCTCGCTAGCGGCCGGCTCCTGCGGACGGGGGAAGGCAGCGGGGCGATGAAGGCGCCGGGCGGCGGCCCGTTCTCGCCCGCTTTCTGCTCCGACGGCTCGCCCTGGCCGCCTTCCCCCGCGGGGGAGCGCCCGCCGGCGCCCGCCTCTTCCCCGCCCGGCGACTCGGCGCAGCGGCCGCAGCACGTGGGGGCGGTCGGCGTCGGGGCCCGGGCGGGCGGCCAGTGCCTGCGGTGGGCGTGCGAGGCCTGCAAGCGGCCGTCGAGCTCGGGCGACCGGCGCAAGGCGGCCACGCTGCGCGAGCGGCGCCGCCTGCAGAAGGTCAACGAGGCCTTCGAGGCGCTCAAGCGCTGCTCGGCCGCCAGCCCGGCCCAGCGCCTGCCCAAGGTGGAGATCCTGCGCAGCGCCATCCGCTACATCGGGAGCCTGCAGCGCCTGCtccgccgccactgccgccgccgcccgcccgccagccCCTCCGCCAGCTGCTCCGACGGCGCGGTAAGCTAGCCAGCCTTGGCCGGGAGAGCAACGGGGAAAGGCGGTCCGTGGGGAGCCCTCCACATCCGGAGGGAAGAGCAAGCGTCCCGGGAGAGGCGAGGCCTGCCAGCGCTCCCCTTCTCCCCGCTAGCCTCGCCACGAGCCGGAGCCGTCGGCCCATTGGACGGCGGCTGGGAGCCGGCGGAGGAGGGAAAGTGTCTTGCTGGGCCCGGGGACTCCCCCTTGCTGTGGAAGGCTGCCCGCTGACACCACAACTctcctttcccatcacccactggtGGGCCCCACCCAATGGCAAAGGGAACAACTCTAAGCAGGGCTGCCCCAGTCTGGTTGGTGGGGTGAGCTCTCGGCTGGGGAATGCCTGGAGGTTTTTGAGTGTGTCCTGGAAAGGGCAGGGGTGCGCTTCCCAGATGTGGAACTTCTAACCACAGCCAGAGTTGAGACAAAGAGAATTAGTGCCACAGAAGGCCAAAGATGTACAGGGGCCATTAACTGGGAAGGAAGCAGGCAGCAGGACATCTCCTCCTCAGTATGCCTGGCGGTTAAAACTGTTCTGGAAGGAGCCCCTCACGAACCCCAGGGGTGCTAGCtgacttccaaagatggagatcttcAAATTCAGTTCCAGTGGGGAACCCCATTGGTCTGAACTAGCAGAACAAGTCAGGGCA
Above is a window of Paroedura picta isolate Pp20150507F chromosome 5, Ppicta_v3.0, whole genome shotgun sequence DNA encoding:
- the MYF5 gene encoding myogenic factor 5 → MKAPGGGPFSPAFCSDGSPWPPSPAGERPPAPASSPPGDSAQRPQHVGAVGVGARAGGQCLRWACEACKRPSSSGDRRKAATLRERRRLQKVNEAFEALKRCSAASPAQRLPKVEILRSAIRYIGSLQRLLRRHCRRRPPASPSASCSDGAAECNSPRWSRRNSSYDNIYWSDLHHVYSAEASTALSSLDCLSSIVDRISSSAQPELPLQDLASLSPGASPESQPGTPEPPHPRLIYHVL